Proteins from a single region of Macaca nemestrina isolate mMacNem1 chromosome 13, mMacNem.hap1, whole genome shotgun sequence:
- the LOC105465098 gene encoding peroxisome biogenesis factor 13 encodes MASQPPPPPKPWETRRIPGAGPGPGPGPTFQSADLGPTLMTRPGQPALTRVPPPILPRPSQQTGSSSVNTFRPAYSSFSSGYGAYGNSFYGSYSPYSYGYNGLGYNRLRVDDLPPSRFVQQAEESSRGAFQSIESIVHAFASVSMMMDATFSAVYNSFRAVLDVANHFSRLKIHFTKVFSAFALVRTIRYLYRRLQRMLGLRRGSENEDLWAESEGTVACLGAEDRAATSAKSWPIFLFFAVILGGPYLIWKLLSTHSDEVTDSINWASGEDDHVVARAEYDFAAVSEEEISFRAGDMLNLALKEQQPKVRGWLLASLDGQTTGLIPANYVKILGKRKGRKTVESSKISKQQPSFTNPTLPKGAMVADSLDEQEAAFESVFVETNKVPVAPDSTGKDGEKQDL; translated from the exons ATCTGCTGATTTGGGTCCTACTTTAATGACAAGACCTGGACAACCAGCACTTACCAGAGTGCCCCCACCTATTCTTCCAAGGCCATCACAGCAGACAGGAAGTAGCAGTGTGAACACTTTTAGACCTGCTTACAGTTCATTTTCTTCTGGATATGGTGCCTATGGAAATTCATTTTATGGAAGCTATAGTCCTTATAGTTACGGATATAATGGGCTGGGCTACAACCGCCTCCGTGTAGATGATCTTCCACCCAGTAGATTTGTTCAGCAAGCTGAAGAAAGCAGCAGGGGTGCATTTCAGTCCATTGAAAGTATTGTGCATGCATTTGCCTCTGTCAGTATGATGATGGATGCTACCTTTTCAGCTGTCTATAACAGTTTCAGGGCTGTATTGGATGTAGCAAATCACTTTTCCCGACTGAAAATACACTTTACAAAAGTGTTTTCAGCTTTTGCATTAGTTAGGACTATACGGTATCTTTACAGAAGGTTACAGCGGATGTTAGGTTTAAGAAGAGGCTCTGAGAATGAAGACCTCTGGGCGGAAAGTGAAGGAACTGTGGCATGCCTTGGTGCTGAGGACCGAGCAGCTACCTCAGCAAAATCATGGCCAATATTCTTGTTCTTTGCTGTTATCCTTGGTGGTCCTTACCTCATTTGGAAACTATTGTCTACTCATAGTGATGAAGTAACAG ACAGCATCAACTGGGCAAGTGGTGAGGATGACCATGTAGTCGCCAGAGCAGAATATGATTTTGCTGCTGTATCTGAAGAAGAAATTTCTTTCCGGGCTGGTGATATGCTAAACTTAGCTCTCAAAG AACAACAACCCAAAGTGCGTGGTTGGCTTCTGGCTAGTCTTGATGGCCAAACAACAGGACTTATACCTGCAAATTATGTCAAAATTCTTGGTAAAAGAAAAGGTAGGAAAACGGTGGAATCAAGTAAAATTTCCAAGCAGCAACCTTCTTTTACCAACCCAACACTACCTAAAGGAGCCATGGTTGCTGATTCTTTGGATGAACAGGAAGCTGCCTTTGAATCTGTTTTTGTTGAAACTAATAAGGTTCCAGTTGCACCTGATTCCACTGGGAAAGATGGAGAAAAGCAAGATCTTTGA